Part of the Paenibacillus aurantius genome, GAACAGGACGAACTGCAGAACCGTACCTTTTCCCGGCTTCATGAGATCGTAGCGATTCTGCGCAGCCCGGATGGCTGTCCGTGGGACCGGGAGCAGACACACGAAAGCATCCGCAAGAATTTAATAGAAGAAACCTACGAAGTGCTCGAAACGATCGACGATGACGACCCCGATGCGATGGCCGAGGAACTCGGGGACCTGCTTCTCCAGATCATGCTTCATTCCCAGATGGAGGAGGAAACCGGGGCGTTCACCGTATTCGACGTCATAGCCGGCTTGAACGAGAAGCTGATCCGCCGCCATCCTCACGTGTTCGGGGACCGGACCGCGGGCAATGCCGAGGAGGCGCTCGCCAATTGGCAGGACATCAAGCAGGAGGAGAAGCGCAAGAAGGGGATCGAGGTGGAGAAGCAGAGCGTCCTCGACGGGGTTCCGCGTGACCTGCCCGGGCTCATGAAGGCCTACAAGCTGCAGAAGAAGGCGGCTTCCGTCGGGTTCGACTGGGACCGCTCCGAGGAAGTCCTCGCCAAAGTCCGCGAAGAGCTGGCCGAGCTGGAAGCCGAGATGGGCGAGGGGGCCGAACCGGAGCGGAGAACGGAAGAGCTGGGCGACCTGCTTTTTGCCGTGGTGAACCTGGCCCGTTTCCTGAAGGTGGATCCGGAGGAAGCGATTGCTAGCTGCTCTCGCAAATTTTATAGAAGATTTCAATATATAGAAGAGCAAATGCGTATAAACGGACAAAAAATGGACAAGACTGAGTTACAAGTGATGGAGAAATATTGGCAGGAAGCTAAAAAAGTCCAATAAAATCGCGGCTTCCAGCAGGATTTTCCCCAATCATCCAGAATACTATGTTAAGCTTCACTGCCATTTATACCCTTTAGGAGGTAACATTAATGAACAAAACAGATCTGGTAAACAATATCGCCGAGAAGAGCGGTATGTCCAAAAAAGACGTGGAATCGGTCCTGAACAGCTTCCTGGGTGAAATCACGGATGCTCTTTCGAGCGGAGACAAGGTTCAGCTGATCGGCTTCGGAACGTTCGAAACGCGCAAACGCAACGGACGTACTGGCCGCAACCCGCAAACCGGTAAAGAAATCTCCATTCCGGAATCCACGGTGCCTGCGTTCAAAGCCGGAAACAAACTCAAAGAAGCCGTTAAATAATGCGGCTTGATAAGTTCCTGAAAGTCTCCCGTCTGATCAAACGGCGCACCGTGGCAAAAGACGTGTCGGACCAGGGACGAATCTGGATCAACGGAAAAGAAGCAAAAGCAAGCAGCACGGTGAAAGCCGGAGACGAGCTCACCATCCAGTTTGGGCAGAAGAACGTCACCGTCCGCGTGGAGCGGATCGTCGAGACCGTCCGCAAGGAAGAGGCCGGCGAGATGTACACCGTGCTGAAGGAAGAAATGCGCAAAGCCGATTAGCCTTGCGACCCCAAAAGAGACGTTCGCGTCTCTTTTTTTTGTGCGTTCGGATTCATTCGCGTCTCCTTTTTTGTGCGTTCGGATCCGCCTGCGCCTCTTTCGGATGGTTCTATTTCGGGACAATCCCCCATAAGGTATGGTAAGAGGAAGGGGGACGTGCCATGGATCATGGAAAAGTAAAGCGTCAGGAGATCAAAATGCTGAACCGGAAGCTGCTCGAAATTTCCGGAGTAATGAACGTGGAGAGCTTCGACAGCGAGGAGTTTCTGCTGGAAACGGAATGCGGCTTCTTGACCATCAAGGGACAGAATTTACATATAAAAAATCTTAATCTCGAACAGGGCCTGGTGGCGATCGAGGGCTTGATCAACGAGCTCGGCTATGTGGAAACGAACGCCCAGGGCAAAACCAAAGGACTTCTCGGAAAGCTCTTCAAGTGACCCTTCAGACTCAATTCGTGACGATGGGCATGATGTTCCTGAGCGGTCTGGCTCTCGGAGTCGTCTTCGATACCTACCGTGTGCTGACTGGGCAGCTGCGGATGCCGCTCTGGCTTATCTCCCTTTTCGATCTCGTGTATTGGGCAGGATCTACCCTATTCGTCTTCCGGATGTTGTACTACAGCAACCAGGGAGACCTTCGGTTCTATGTGTTTCTTGGACTGGCCGTTGGGGTAACTTTTCATTATTGGTTCCTGAGCCGGCCGGTCATTCGGCTTGTGCTGCTGCTGATCAAGCTGGTTAGGTGGCTGGCCCGGATGATCCGCCGTACGTTTGAGCTGGTGGTGGTCAAGCCTATTATCCTGCTCTACCGTCTCGTTAAGATTCTGGCCGGATTTGTGTTGGTGCTGGCTGTTTTCCTGTACCGAATTGTGATACAATTGCTTTATCCTATATGGAAATTGCTGCGGTGGATGACTTCTCCTTTATGGAAGAGGTTGTCATGGCCGCTTTGGATGAAGCGTTGGTTGACAAGAAGCCGAGAATGGGTAGCCGGCATGATCCGGAGTTTATTTAAATGATTCAGGAGGTACTGCCCGATATGCCGCAAACTCAGAACAAGCCTGCAGCCAAGCCCTCTAACCAAGGGGCTCGACGGAGATCCAAGGTTTTCCTGCTGGTGCTCGTTGCGGTATTCGCGTGGGGAGCGGTAAAAGCTTTCGACCAGTTGGGCAGAATCCAACAGAAGAACGCGGAGCTCGTTGAGCTCAAAGGGAAGCTGGCCGAGGCTACGAAGGTAAACGATGATGTGAAGCTGGAGCTGAAGCGGCTGCAGGATCCGGAGTATCTTAAGGAGCAGATCCGTAGCCAGCTCAACTATTCCGAAGCGGGAGAAACGGTCTTCGAAGTGCCAAGAAGCCGCTGACCCTGCGGCTTTGTTGACCTCCTATGACCGATCGGTTATAATCACCATAGCCAGTCTTTTATTTATTAAGAGGAGGAACATAAGACTTTATGGCCATTGAAGTGGGCACCAAGTTAGAAGGTAAGGTGACAGGCATCACTCACTTTGGAGCTTTCGTTGAGCTTCCGGAGGGAGGCACCGGCCTTGTTCACATCTCGGAGATCGCCGACAACTACGTTAAAGATGTAAACGATCATCTTAAACTGAACGATAAAGTTCTGGTAAAAGTGATCAATGTGGACAAAGACGGGAAGATCGGATTATCGATTAAGCAGGCTGTCGACAAGCCTGTGGAAGAAAGGCCTGCACGACCGGAAAGACACGGTGGCGGTTTCGGTGGACGCGAAGGTGGCTTCAACCGGGGCGGCGGAGATCGCCCAGGCGGACCGGGTGGTTTTAACCGCGGAGGCGGAGATCGCCCAGGCGGGTTCCGGGGAGACCGCGGCGGACGCGGATTCGGCGGCAAACCGGCATTCGGTAAACCTTCCTTCGAAGACAAAGTCTCCAAGTTCCTCAAGGATAGCGAAGAGCGCATCTCGTCTCTGAAGAAGAACACGGAAGGCAAGCGCGGCGGAAGAGGCGCAAGACGCGACTAATTCATAGATACGGCTGACCGCAGCTAAGGCTGCGGTTTTTTTGTGGTCCGATCCGCTCTTCGCTTGGCAGGGAAGAAGAGGGCGGCCAATCTCCGCTGGTAACCGGAGCTTGACTTTGGACGAACGGTGGTATATACTCTCTTTTGTTATGGCGGCGTAGCTCAGCTGGCTAGAGCGTACGGTTCATACCCGTAAGGTCGGGGGTTCGATCCCCTCCGCCGCTACCATATCGATATCAACCAGGCACCCTCAGGGGTGCCTTTTTTGTTGTTCCGGTTAAGAGGAGGGCCTTGACCGGAAGCCGGCAGGACGCGTTTCCATCAGTCGGCAGACTGCTGCCCATCAGGTGGGGGATTCCGACACAAGGAAGCGGCAAGTTCGGCTAAACCGGCTGCTGCGCGATTCCGCAAAGTTTGCTTTTTCAAGCGGTTTTCATAGAGCGGATGAGGGGTCCCGGGCTTGGACGCAGGCCGCGCGGGACCTTGGCTTTTTGTCGGAAATTTCTTGGACTCTACTACGGTTATCTGACAAACTTTCTGCTAGATTCCATCTATAATGGGGAAACACTAATCGGGAAAAGGCGGTGTTTCGTAATGGAGAAGCAGAGAGTATGGAACCGAATGGAATTGGCGATGGGGAATTGGACGCAAGGGGTTCAAACCAGTATGAGAAAGGCAGCCAAAGAAAACCGGCTGGTGCAAACCTGGGTGGCGAAGAAATGGGCTTTTTTGTTAGTGGGGATGGCCTTTCTCTTGGGCCGGGCTACGATCCTCGATCAGCTGTCCCCTTTCGCCATCGCTTTTTTCGCCGTCGTTTATTACATCCGCAAGGACCTGGTGCCCTGGGTCGGGCTTTCGGTGGTGGCGGGGAGCCTGCTCTCTCTTCACTCCCATTCCGCCTACCTGGCGGCCGAGCTCGCGGTTTTCTTGCTTATTCAGAAGGGAATGGAGAAGTACGAACGAACCGAGATCTCCTACGTCCCGATCATGGTGGGGATTACCACCTTCCTGGTGCAGGTTTTCGCGTATCTCGTGAGTATGGACATGACCTGGTTCACGTTCGCCATGTCGGGAATCGAGG contains:
- the yabN gene encoding bifunctional methyltransferase/pyrophosphohydrolase YabN, yielding MEAKLIIVGLGTGDENQLTLGIWRRIEEAKRIYVRTEQHPVVDFLKRSGIEVHSFDPVYERHSDFASVYEEIADKLMELAAEAGDGPVLYGVPGHPMVAEQTTQLLRSRCAEQGLPLEVLGGESFLDQVFLRFGFDPIEGFQLLDAGDVQGGRLNPLLHTIIGQVYDAYTASDVKLGLMELYPDDYPVTIGHALGVPGEEVIREVPLYELDREEGYGNLSLIWVPRSEQDELQNRTFSRLHEIVAILRSPDGCPWDREQTHESIRKNLIEETYEVLETIDDDDPDAMAEELGDLLLQIMLHSQMEEETGAFTVFDVIAGLNEKLIRRHPHVFGDRTAGNAEEALANWQDIKQEEKRKKGIEVEKQSVLDGVPRDLPGLMKAYKLQKKAASVGFDWDRSEEVLAKVREELAELEAEMGEGAEPERRTEELGDLLFAVVNLARFLKVDPEEAIASCSRKFYRRFQYIEEQMRINGQKMDKTELQVMEKYWQEAKKVQ
- a CDS encoding HU family DNA-binding protein, yielding MNKTDLVNNIAEKSGMSKKDVESVLNSFLGEITDALSSGDKVQLIGFGTFETRKRNGRTGRNPQTGKEISIPESTVPAFKAGNKLKEAVK
- a CDS encoding RNA-binding S4 domain-containing protein — its product is MRLDKFLKVSRLIKRRTVAKDVSDQGRIWINGKEAKASSTVKAGDELTIQFGQKNVTVRVERIVETVRKEEAGEMYTVLKEEMRKAD
- the yabP gene encoding sporulation protein YabP, with the protein product MDHGKVKRQEIKMLNRKLLEISGVMNVESFDSEEFLLETECGFLTIKGQNLHIKNLNLEQGLVAIEGLINELGYVETNAQGKTKGLLGKLFK
- the yabQ gene encoding spore cortex biosynthesis protein YabQ, which encodes MTLQTQFVTMGMMFLSGLALGVVFDTYRVLTGQLRMPLWLISLFDLVYWAGSTLFVFRMLYYSNQGDLRFYVFLGLAVGVTFHYWFLSRPVIRLVLLLIKLVRWLARMIRRTFELVVVKPIILLYRLVKILAGFVLVLAVFLYRIVIQLLYPIWKLLRWMTSPLWKRLSWPLWMKRWLTRSREWVAGMIRSLFK
- a CDS encoding FtsB family cell division protein → MPQTQNKPAAKPSNQGARRRSKVFLLVLVAVFAWGAVKAFDQLGRIQQKNAELVELKGKLAEATKVNDDVKLELKRLQDPEYLKEQIRSQLNYSEAGETVFEVPRSR
- a CDS encoding S1 domain-containing RNA-binding protein, translating into MAIEVGTKLEGKVTGITHFGAFVELPEGGTGLVHISEIADNYVKDVNDHLKLNDKVLVKVINVDKDGKIGLSIKQAVDKPVEERPARPERHGGGFGGREGGFNRGGGDRPGGPGGFNRGGGDRPGGFRGDRGGRGFGGKPAFGKPSFEDKVSKFLKDSEERISSLKKNTEGKRGGRGARRD